In one Drosophila pseudoobscura strain MV-25-SWS-2005 chromosome X, UCI_Dpse_MV25, whole genome shotgun sequence genomic region, the following are encoded:
- the LOC4813347 gene encoding carbohydrate sulfotransferase 11 isoform X2: MKLSKSLANCRTIRRYLLIFTAVSLLLLPLSLVYLVWNEQLQKIRGFEDINQTRLPLIPEYAVQTLTPQEMLQVEQRMDQRRERLKDKCSAYGLDVLGHDSWHTPNTWEFLVNKKYHIIWCNVFKAASSSWMFNFNVLAGYSPSYLRKTKKILLNLARERYPRVTLDELREAQNDSLTFIIARNPFERLLSAYRDKMVFALPYSFHDKLGRSIVRNYRKKPSLVARAPNTKYPSFPEFVNWLLDQVKRGSFIDMHFVAATSFCTPCLIRFDMILKFESLTEDQLYLIEKTGLKRVIAPVWRNMGKGGRKTHELQQQFYAQLTRHEMLELYEYYKYDFELFDYDIQEYLQVARPDESSGSPTATKN; the protein is encoded by the exons ATGAAATTGAGCAAGAGCCTGGCAAATTGTCGCACCATCCGGCGATATTTGCTCATCTTTACGGCCGtctcgctgctgctactgccccTCTCTCTGGTCTACCTGGTGTGGAACGAGCAGCTGCAGAAAATACGTGGATTCGAG GACATCAATCAGACACGCCTGCCCCTCATTCCCGAGTATGCCGTGCAGACGCTTACGCCGCAGGAAATGCTTCAGGTGGAGCAGCGAATGGATCAGCGGAGGGAGCGACTGAAGGACAAGTGCTCGGCCTATGGCCTGGATGTGTTAG GTCACGACTCGTGGCACACCCCAAACACATGGGAGTTTTTGGTCAACAAAAAGTATCACATTATATG GTGCAATGTGTTTAAGGCTGCCTCCTCATCGTGGATGTTCAACTTCAATGTTCTGGCCGGTTACTCACCCAGTTATTTGcgcaaaaccaaaaagatTCTCCTGAATCTGGCCAGAGAACGCTATCCGCGAGTGACCCTCGACGAG CTGCGCGAGGCGCAGAATGACTCGCTAACCTTTATCATTGCACGCAATCCCTTTGAGAGGCTGTTGAGCGCTTATCGCGATAAGATGGTGTTCGCCCTGCCCTATTCCTTCCATGACAAGCTGGGCCGCAGCATTGTGCGCAATTATCGCAAGAAG CCTTCCCTGGTGGCCCGAGCGCCCAACACCAAGTATCCTTCGTTTCCGGAGTTTGTCAACTGGCTGCTCGACCAGGTGAAGCGGGGCAGCTTCATTGACATGCACTTTGTGGCGGCCACGTCGTTCTGCACACCCTGTCTGATTCGTTTCGACATGATACTGAAGTTCGAGTCGCTCACAGAGGATCAATTATATCTAATCGAAAAGACTGGCCTGAAAAGGGTGATAGCGCCCGTGTGGCGCAACATGGGCAAAGGTGGCCGCAAGACGCACGAACTCCAGCAGCAGTTCTATGCCCAGCTCACAAGGCACGAAATGCTGGAGCTCTACGAGTATTACAA ATATGATTTCGAGCTGTTTGACTACGATATCCAGGAGTATCTACAGGTAGCCAGACCAGACGAATCATCCGGCAGTCCAACGGCCACAAAGAATTAA
- the LOC4813347 gene encoding carbohydrate sulfotransferase 11 isoform X3 — protein sequence MTGDGLCLDINQTRLPLIPEYAVQTLTPQEMLQVEQRMDQRRERLKDKCSAYGLDVLGHDSWHTPNTWEFLVNKKYHIIWCNVFKAASSSWMFNFNVLAGYSPSYLRKTKKILLNLARERYPRVTLDELREAQNDSLTFIIARNPFERLLSAYRDKMVFALPYSFHDKLGRSIVRNYRKKPSLVARAPNTKYPSFPEFVNWLLDQVKRGSFIDMHFVAATSFCTPCLIRFDMILKFESLTEDQLYLIEKTGLKRVIAPVWRNMGKGGRKTHELQQQFYAQLTRHEMLELYEYYKYDFELFDYDIQEYLQVARPDESSGSPTATKN from the exons ATGACGGGCGACGGCTTGTGTTTG GACATCAATCAGACACGCCTGCCCCTCATTCCCGAGTATGCCGTGCAGACGCTTACGCCGCAGGAAATGCTTCAGGTGGAGCAGCGAATGGATCAGCGGAGGGAGCGACTGAAGGACAAGTGCTCGGCCTATGGCCTGGATGTGTTAG GTCACGACTCGTGGCACACCCCAAACACATGGGAGTTTTTGGTCAACAAAAAGTATCACATTATATG GTGCAATGTGTTTAAGGCTGCCTCCTCATCGTGGATGTTCAACTTCAATGTTCTGGCCGGTTACTCACCCAGTTATTTGcgcaaaaccaaaaagatTCTCCTGAATCTGGCCAGAGAACGCTATCCGCGAGTGACCCTCGACGAG CTGCGCGAGGCGCAGAATGACTCGCTAACCTTTATCATTGCACGCAATCCCTTTGAGAGGCTGTTGAGCGCTTATCGCGATAAGATGGTGTTCGCCCTGCCCTATTCCTTCCATGACAAGCTGGGCCGCAGCATTGTGCGCAATTATCGCAAGAAG CCTTCCCTGGTGGCCCGAGCGCCCAACACCAAGTATCCTTCGTTTCCGGAGTTTGTCAACTGGCTGCTCGACCAGGTGAAGCGGGGCAGCTTCATTGACATGCACTTTGTGGCGGCCACGTCGTTCTGCACACCCTGTCTGATTCGTTTCGACATGATACTGAAGTTCGAGTCGCTCACAGAGGATCAATTATATCTAATCGAAAAGACTGGCCTGAAAAGGGTGATAGCGCCCGTGTGGCGCAACATGGGCAAAGGTGGCCGCAAGACGCACGAACTCCAGCAGCAGTTCTATGCCCAGCTCACAAGGCACGAAATGCTGGAGCTCTACGAGTATTACAA ATATGATTTCGAGCTGTTTGACTACGATATCCAGGAGTATCTACAGGTAGCCAGACCAGACGAATCATCCGGCAGTCCAACGGCCACAAAGAATTAA
- the LOC4813347 gene encoding carbohydrate sulfotransferase 11 isoform X1 codes for MKLSKSLANCRTIRRYLLIFTAVSLLLLPLSLVYLVWNEQLQKIRGFEAFNVQQQQPPHQQQQQQQQQHQQQQQQQRQQQQQSQGQTFRYPVLLLNKNKNKDLTVVATGKTKNKWRYVDKDINQTRLPLIPEYAVQTLTPQEMLQVEQRMDQRRERLKDKCSAYGLDVLGHDSWHTPNTWEFLVNKKYHIIWCNVFKAASSSWMFNFNVLAGYSPSYLRKTKKILLNLARERYPRVTLDELREAQNDSLTFIIARNPFERLLSAYRDKMVFALPYSFHDKLGRSIVRNYRKKPSLVARAPNTKYPSFPEFVNWLLDQVKRGSFIDMHFVAATSFCTPCLIRFDMILKFESLTEDQLYLIEKTGLKRVIAPVWRNMGKGGRKTHELQQQFYAQLTRHEMLELYEYYKYDFELFDYDIQEYLQVARPDESSGSPTATKN; via the exons ATGAAATTGAGCAAGAGCCTGGCAAATTGTCGCACCATCCGGCGATATTTGCTCATCTTTACGGCCGtctcgctgctgctactgccccTCTCTCTGGTCTACCTGGTGTGGAACGAGCAGCTGCAGAAAATACGTGGATTCGAG GCCTTTAatgtgcaacagcagcagccgccacatcagcagcagcagcagcagcaacagcagcatcagcagcaacagcaacagcagcggcagcaacaacagcagtcgCAGGGGCAAACATTTCGATatccggtgctgctgctgaacaagaacaagaacaaggaTCTGACCGTGGTGGCAACGGGCAAGACAAAGAACAAGTGGCGCTATGTTGATAAA GACATCAATCAGACACGCCTGCCCCTCATTCCCGAGTATGCCGTGCAGACGCTTACGCCGCAGGAAATGCTTCAGGTGGAGCAGCGAATGGATCAGCGGAGGGAGCGACTGAAGGACAAGTGCTCGGCCTATGGCCTGGATGTGTTAG GTCACGACTCGTGGCACACCCCAAACACATGGGAGTTTTTGGTCAACAAAAAGTATCACATTATATG GTGCAATGTGTTTAAGGCTGCCTCCTCATCGTGGATGTTCAACTTCAATGTTCTGGCCGGTTACTCACCCAGTTATTTGcgcaaaaccaaaaagatTCTCCTGAATCTGGCCAGAGAACGCTATCCGCGAGTGACCCTCGACGAG CTGCGCGAGGCGCAGAATGACTCGCTAACCTTTATCATTGCACGCAATCCCTTTGAGAGGCTGTTGAGCGCTTATCGCGATAAGATGGTGTTCGCCCTGCCCTATTCCTTCCATGACAAGCTGGGCCGCAGCATTGTGCGCAATTATCGCAAGAAG CCTTCCCTGGTGGCCCGAGCGCCCAACACCAAGTATCCTTCGTTTCCGGAGTTTGTCAACTGGCTGCTCGACCAGGTGAAGCGGGGCAGCTTCATTGACATGCACTTTGTGGCGGCCACGTCGTTCTGCACACCCTGTCTGATTCGTTTCGACATGATACTGAAGTTCGAGTCGCTCACAGAGGATCAATTATATCTAATCGAAAAGACTGGCCTGAAAAGGGTGATAGCGCCCGTGTGGCGCAACATGGGCAAAGGTGGCCGCAAGACGCACGAACTCCAGCAGCAGTTCTATGCCCAGCTCACAAGGCACGAAATGCTGGAGCTCTACGAGTATTACAA ATATGATTTCGAGCTGTTTGACTACGATATCCAGGAGTATCTACAGGTAGCCAGACCAGACGAATCATCCGGCAGTCCAACGGCCACAAAGAATTAA
- the Aprt gene encoding adenine phosphoribosyltransferase, which translates to MSQISAEDKLDYVKSKIGEYPNFPKEGILFRDIFGALTDPKACVYLRDLLVQYIRQSQPEVEVIVGLDSRGFLFNLLLATELGVGCAPIRKKGKLAGEVVSVEYQLEYGSDTFELQRTAIQPGQKVVIVDDLLATGGSLLAASELVRKVGGVVLESLVVMELVGLDGRKKLDCKVHSLIKY; encoded by the exons ATGAGCCAAATCAGTGCGGAAGACAAACTGGACTATGTGAAGTCCAAGATTGGCGAATATCCCAACTTTCCCAAAGAGGGGATACTATTTCG CGACATATTCGGCGCCCTGACTGATCCCAAGGCCTGTGTCTACCTCAGGGATTTGCTGGTGCAGTACATCAGGCAGAGCCAGCCTGAGGTGGAAGTCATCGTGGGACTGGACTCGCGGGGCTTCCTCTTcaacctgctgctggccaccgaACTGGGCGTGGGGTGTGCGCCCATACGCAAAAAGGGAAAGCTGGCCGGCGAGGTCGTCTCCGTTGAGTATCAACTAGAATACGGTAGC GACACCTTTGAGCTGCAGCGTACGGCTATCCAGCCTGGCCAAAAAGTCGTCATTGTGGATGATCTGCTAGCCACAGGTGGTTCCCTGCTAGCCGCCTCCGAGCTGGTTCGTAAAGTGGGTGGCGTTGTGCTAGAAAGCCTGGTAGTGATGGAACTGGTCGGCCTAGACGGCCGCAAGAAGCTGGACTGCAAAGTACACTCCCTGATCAAGTACTGA
- the Tmhs gene encoding LHFPL tetraspan subfamily member 3 protein, whose product MGTKIEYVDTTHLYASKYIRNSKAIGVLWAIFTICYAIIGIVAFVTPEWIGDPDNDGAGRLGLWQQCQRDEIFDNCRRRWENVLAVPTFSFQLATFFMMGAIGLALLTIFFLVCLLFMKSTRVFHICGWMQIISALCMIVACAAFPFGWNSDDFRKICGPEANRFELGLCGIRWAYPLAIIGCVDGVVLATLAFILATRHVRLQPDPLYQTSLYKGEINNAYLTDAISLAGSRKSNPHITGLNLQPILLVAPPNEDSISQFSRYH is encoded by the exons ATGGGCACAAAGATCGAGTACGTGGACACCACACATCTGTACGCCTCCAAGTACATACGCAACTCGAAGGCGATTGGAGTGCTCTGGGCCATCTTTACCATCTGCTATGCCATCATTGGCATTGTGGCATTTGTGACGCCAG AATGGATTGGGGATCCGGACAATGACGGGGCTGGCCGGCTGGGTCTGTGGCAGCAGTGTCAGCGCGATGAGATCTTTGACAATTGTCGCCGCCGCTGGGAGAACGTATTGGCGGTGCCAACCTTCTCGTTTCAG TTGGCCACATTCTTCATGATGGGCGCCATTGGGCTTGCCTTGCTAACCATCTTTTTCTTAGTCTGTTTGCTGTTTATGAAGTCGACGCGTGTTTTTCATATTTGCGGATGGATGCAGATAATATCAG CTCTGTGTATGATTGTGGCCTGTGCTGCTTTTCCCTTTGGCTGGAATTCAGATGATTTCCGCAAGATCTGCGGCCCGGAAGCGAATCGATTCGAGCTGGGCCTCTGCGGAATTCGTTGGGCTTATCCCCTTGCCATAATCGGCTGCGTGGACGGTGTTGTGTTGGCCACTCTGGCATTCATCTTGGCCACGCGGCACGTGCGTCTTCAGCCGGATCCCCTCTATCAGACTTCGCTATACAAAG GTGAAATCAACAATGCCTATCTCACGGATGCCATTAGTTTGGCAGGGTCCCGGAAGTCGAATCCCCATATTACGGGTCTGAATCTGCAGCCCATTTTGTTGGTGGCACCGCCAAATGAGGACAGCATATCGCAGTTTTCCCGCTATCATTGA
- the dsb gene encoding lysosome membrane protein 2 isoform X1: MGLEKHYLRYGRTARDHILDWATCGRGRRQQQQQQQQQQQQQQQQQQQLQQPHQQQQQSQPSQGSTVTGRRSRPHVTHRGTPLSMLISHGVKISNNRLAVIIIGIITLILGILLTSIPWLDYFILKNLRLWNDTLSYHYWQRPGVIRLTKVYIYNVTNPDGFLSGEKPKLQEVGPFVYREDMEKVNVKFHENNYTVSYQHKKILQFVPELSIDKNTPIVTPNIPLLTLTSLSPKLGYLLSKTISVVITAANFKPFINVTADQLVFGYDDALVSLAHRFYPKHMRPMERMGLLLGRNGTLTEVSTIKTGYEGMDQFGYIDSLNGMNRLPHWNEEPCTSVAGSEGSFFPPRDITKSEMVYIYDKDLCRIIPLKYDQTLEKDGIAADLFRLPNNSYGDSAHNPENKCFDSNEYEPVRGLQNISPCQYGAPVYISNPHFYDAHPDLLDSVEGLEPKREKHETYFKIQPKLGVPLEGKVRIQLNLKVTRAKDVYPVRDFRDFVFPVMWLEEGISELTPAIKRWIYLATVIAPNAVPIGSYLMIVGGASAVIFSFVRAYQNFVFARDPTLEILEMGRRSLRRGSSFIAHQQHRLLVHHRDSYSLLRHGPMAACMGDNDGEDAQPIIDGSLESSGTVSQES; the protein is encoded by the exons ATGGGCCTGGAAAAACATTATCTGAGATATGGACGCACTGCTAGAGATCATATACTTGACTGGGCCACCTGTGGGCGTGGTCGtcgacaacagcagcaacaacaacagcaacaacagcagcaacaacaacagcaacaacaacagttgcaacagccacatcaacaacaacaacagtcacAGCCATCCCAGGGATCCACCGTCACGGGGAGGCGGTCACGCCCTCATGTAACACACAGAGGAACGCCGCTCTCCATGCTGATATCTCATGGAGTTAAGATTAGTAATA ATAGACTAGCTGTGATAATAATTGGTATAATAACCTTAATATTAGGCATACTTTTAACCTCCATACCCTGGCTGGATTATTTCATACTAAAG AACCTAAGGCTGTGGAATGATACATTGAGCTATCATTATTGGCAAAGACCCGGCGTCATACGGCTGACCAAGGTCTACATCTATAATGTGACCAATCCGGATGGTTTCCTCAGCGGCGAGAAGCCCAAGCTCCAAGAGGTTGGTCCTTTTGTCTACAG GGAAGACATGGAGAAGGTGAATGTAAAGTTTCATGAGAATAACTATACCGTGTCATATCAGCATAAGAAGATACTGCAATTTGTTCCTGAACTGAGTATTGATAAGAACACGCCCATAGTCACGCCCAACATCCCATTGCTG ACCCTGACCAGTCTCAGTCCGAAACTGGGCTATCTTCTGTCGAAAACCATTTCCGTCGTGATCACGGCAGCCAATTTCAAGCCCTTCATCAACGTGACAGCAGATCAGTTGGTCTTTGGCTATGACGACGCCCTGGTGAGTCTCGCCCATCGATTCTACCCGAAACACATGCGGCCCATGGAGCGGATGGGGCTCCTGTTGGGCCGCAATGGCACCCTCACCGAGGTATCCACCATCAAGACGGGCTACGAGGGAATGGATCAGTTTGGCTACATCGATTCCCTGAATGGTATGAATCGCCTGCCGCACTGGAACGAAGAGCCCTGCACCAGTGTGGCCGGATCTGAGGGATCCTTCTTCCCGCCGCGGGACATCACCAAGTCGGAGATGGTCTACATCTACGACAAGGATCTGTGCCGCATTATTCCACTCAAATATGATCAGACTTTGGAGAAGGATGGCATTGCCGCGGATCTGTTTAGACTGCCAAACAATTCGTACGGTGACTCCGCCCACAATCCAGAGAACAAATGCTTCGATTCGAACGAGTATGAACCGGTGCGGGGTCTGCAGAACATCAGTCCGTGCCAGTACGGTGCACCTGTCTACATATCCAATCCGCACTTTTACGATGCCCATCCGGACCTTCTTGACTCTGTAGAGGGTCTGGAACCAAAGCGCGAGAAGCATGAAACGTACTTCAAAATACAACCG AAACTTGGAGTACCCCTGGAGGGCAAGGTGCGGATCCAGCTGAATCTGAAGGTGACGCGTGCCAAGGACGTCTATCCAGTGCGTGACTTCCGTGACTTTGTGTTTCCGGTCATGTGGCTGGAAGAG GGCATCTCTGAGCTTACGCCGGCCATCAAGCGTTGGATATATCTTGCCACCGTCATAGCCCCCAATGCCGTACCCATTGGCTCTTATCTGATGATAGTGGGCGGTGCCTCTGCTGTGATCTTCAGCTTTGTGCGGGCCTACCAGAACTTTGTCTTTGCCCGCGATCCCACGCTGGAAATCCTCGAGATGGGACGCCGATCACTGCGGCGTGGCAGTAGCTTCATtgcccaccagcagcacagaCTGCTGGTGCACCATCGCGATAGCTACTCACTTCTGCGACACGGACCCATGGCGGCCTGCATGGGGGATAACGATGGAGAGGACGCCCAGCCCATCATCGACGGCAGCCTCGAGAGCAGCGGGACAGTCAGTCAGGAGTCATAG
- the dsb gene encoding lysosome membrane protein 2 isoform X2 — protein MRLATPTATKCQQDRLAVIIIGIITLILGILLTSIPWLDYFILKNLRLWNDTLSYHYWQRPGVIRLTKVYIYNVTNPDGFLSGEKPKLQEVGPFVYREDMEKVNVKFHENNYTVSYQHKKILQFVPELSIDKNTPIVTPNIPLLTLTSLSPKLGYLLSKTISVVITAANFKPFINVTADQLVFGYDDALVSLAHRFYPKHMRPMERMGLLLGRNGTLTEVSTIKTGYEGMDQFGYIDSLNGMNRLPHWNEEPCTSVAGSEGSFFPPRDITKSEMVYIYDKDLCRIIPLKYDQTLEKDGIAADLFRLPNNSYGDSAHNPENKCFDSNEYEPVRGLQNISPCQYGAPVYISNPHFYDAHPDLLDSVEGLEPKREKHETYFKIQPKLGVPLEGKVRIQLNLKVTRAKDVYPVRDFRDFVFPVMWLEEGISELTPAIKRWIYLATVIAPNAVPIGSYLMIVGGASAVIFSFVRAYQNFVFARDPTLEILEMGRRSLRRGSSFIAHQQHRLLVHHRDSYSLLRHGPMAACMGDNDGEDAQPIIDGSLESSGTVSQES, from the exons ATGCGACTTGCCACGCCCACTGCCACAAAATGCCAACAAG ATAGACTAGCTGTGATAATAATTGGTATAATAACCTTAATATTAGGCATACTTTTAACCTCCATACCCTGGCTGGATTATTTCATACTAAAG AACCTAAGGCTGTGGAATGATACATTGAGCTATCATTATTGGCAAAGACCCGGCGTCATACGGCTGACCAAGGTCTACATCTATAATGTGACCAATCCGGATGGTTTCCTCAGCGGCGAGAAGCCCAAGCTCCAAGAGGTTGGTCCTTTTGTCTACAG GGAAGACATGGAGAAGGTGAATGTAAAGTTTCATGAGAATAACTATACCGTGTCATATCAGCATAAGAAGATACTGCAATTTGTTCCTGAACTGAGTATTGATAAGAACACGCCCATAGTCACGCCCAACATCCCATTGCTG ACCCTGACCAGTCTCAGTCCGAAACTGGGCTATCTTCTGTCGAAAACCATTTCCGTCGTGATCACGGCAGCCAATTTCAAGCCCTTCATCAACGTGACAGCAGATCAGTTGGTCTTTGGCTATGACGACGCCCTGGTGAGTCTCGCCCATCGATTCTACCCGAAACACATGCGGCCCATGGAGCGGATGGGGCTCCTGTTGGGCCGCAATGGCACCCTCACCGAGGTATCCACCATCAAGACGGGCTACGAGGGAATGGATCAGTTTGGCTACATCGATTCCCTGAATGGTATGAATCGCCTGCCGCACTGGAACGAAGAGCCCTGCACCAGTGTGGCCGGATCTGAGGGATCCTTCTTCCCGCCGCGGGACATCACCAAGTCGGAGATGGTCTACATCTACGACAAGGATCTGTGCCGCATTATTCCACTCAAATATGATCAGACTTTGGAGAAGGATGGCATTGCCGCGGATCTGTTTAGACTGCCAAACAATTCGTACGGTGACTCCGCCCACAATCCAGAGAACAAATGCTTCGATTCGAACGAGTATGAACCGGTGCGGGGTCTGCAGAACATCAGTCCGTGCCAGTACGGTGCACCTGTCTACATATCCAATCCGCACTTTTACGATGCCCATCCGGACCTTCTTGACTCTGTAGAGGGTCTGGAACCAAAGCGCGAGAAGCATGAAACGTACTTCAAAATACAACCG AAACTTGGAGTACCCCTGGAGGGCAAGGTGCGGATCCAGCTGAATCTGAAGGTGACGCGTGCCAAGGACGTCTATCCAGTGCGTGACTTCCGTGACTTTGTGTTTCCGGTCATGTGGCTGGAAGAG GGCATCTCTGAGCTTACGCCGGCCATCAAGCGTTGGATATATCTTGCCACCGTCATAGCCCCCAATGCCGTACCCATTGGCTCTTATCTGATGATAGTGGGCGGTGCCTCTGCTGTGATCTTCAGCTTTGTGCGGGCCTACCAGAACTTTGTCTTTGCCCGCGATCCCACGCTGGAAATCCTCGAGATGGGACGCCGATCACTGCGGCGTGGCAGTAGCTTCATtgcccaccagcagcacagaCTGCTGGTGCACCATCGCGATAGCTACTCACTTCTGCGACACGGACCCATGGCGGCCTGCATGGGGGATAACGATGGAGAGGACGCCCAGCCCATCATCGACGGCAGCCTCGAGAGCAGCGGGACAGTCAGTCAGGAGTCATAG